One part of the Terriglobales bacterium genome encodes these proteins:
- a CDS encoding acyl-CoA dehydrogenase family protein, with translation MATTTETIRKATGGSFLFQDIEAGRVFTYEDLTDEHLDIGRTVDAFWATEVEPHLDGIRHQEPGLALKVLRKAAELGLTALSIPERFGGMEMDLTSAMVVAEHLGKDGSYAGWQSTHTGIGTLPLVFFGNEDQKRKYLPKLAKVEMLAAYALTEPLAGSDALAARTRADLSEDGKHYILNGQKMWITNGGAADLFTVFAKVSGEKFTAFLVERKFPGVSSGAEEQKMGIKGSSTTAVYFDNVRIPVENVLGEIGRGHVIAFNILNVGRLKLGPAVLGKSKHILGICLKYAKQRKAFGSAIAEFGAMQHKLAEMAIRIYAAESMTWRVVGSVEEHLRDSSSALDPARAQMKALEEFATECSMVKVYASETLDYVVDEGVQIHGGYGFHQDYTVERAYRDSRVNRIFEGTNEINRLIITGMLLKRAARGGLELIPAARAAINETLAHGHPARSEVSNDELVHNAKKIALLTIGLAHEKYSDELEKQQEIVMSISDILMDAYAMESTLLRTMKLGVDAANATDMCSVILRDAMTRIETAARNVLGACSEGAALRNNMSALRNLAQHEPIDAVQTRRRIARRLIDEERYVV, from the coding sequence GTGGCAACTACTACGGAAACCATTCGCAAAGCCACTGGCGGCAGCTTTCTCTTCCAGGACATCGAGGCCGGTCGCGTCTTCACGTACGAAGATTTGACTGACGAGCATCTCGATATCGGGCGCACGGTCGATGCCTTCTGGGCCACTGAGGTTGAGCCCCATCTCGACGGCATCCGGCACCAGGAGCCCGGTCTCGCGCTCAAGGTGCTGCGGAAAGCGGCCGAGCTGGGACTCACTGCCCTCTCGATCCCGGAACGATTTGGCGGGATGGAGATGGATTTAACGTCGGCGATGGTGGTCGCCGAGCACTTGGGCAAAGACGGATCTTATGCAGGTTGGCAGTCCACGCATACCGGAATCGGCACTCTGCCCTTGGTGTTCTTTGGCAACGAAGACCAGAAACGGAAATATCTTCCAAAGCTAGCCAAGGTGGAAATGCTCGCGGCATATGCGCTTACCGAGCCATTGGCGGGTTCAGACGCGCTGGCTGCACGCACTCGAGCCGACCTCAGCGAAGACGGCAAGCACTATATCCTGAACGGGCAGAAGATGTGGATCACCAACGGCGGAGCCGCCGATCTCTTCACCGTCTTTGCCAAAGTTAGCGGAGAGAAGTTCACCGCATTCCTGGTCGAGCGCAAGTTCCCTGGCGTAAGCAGCGGCGCAGAAGAACAGAAGATGGGCATCAAAGGCAGCTCCACTACCGCCGTTTATTTCGACAATGTCCGGATTCCTGTAGAGAACGTCCTGGGAGAGATTGGGCGCGGCCATGTCATCGCGTTCAACATCCTTAACGTGGGACGACTGAAGCTCGGGCCCGCCGTACTCGGCAAATCAAAGCACATTTTGGGAATCTGTCTCAAGTACGCCAAGCAGCGCAAGGCCTTCGGTTCTGCAATCGCCGAGTTTGGCGCCATGCAGCATAAGCTCGCCGAGATGGCGATCAGAATCTATGCTGCGGAGTCGATGACCTGGCGCGTGGTTGGTTCGGTCGAGGAGCATTTGCGGGACAGTTCATCCGCTTTGGATCCTGCGCGCGCGCAGATGAAAGCCCTCGAAGAGTTTGCTACGGAGTGCTCGATGGTCAAGGTGTATGCCTCCGAGACTCTCGATTATGTGGTGGACGAGGGCGTGCAAATTCATGGCGGCTATGGCTTTCATCAGGACTACACGGTGGAACGCGCGTACAGGGACTCCCGCGTCAATCGCATCTTTGAAGGCACCAACGAAATCAATCGCCTCATCATCACGGGTATGTTGCTCAAACGCGCAGCCCGCGGAGGATTGGAGCTGATCCCCGCTGCTCGAGCGGCGATCAACGAAACCCTTGCTCACGGGCATCCGGCACGCAGTGAAGTCAGCAACGATGAGTTGGTTCATAACGCAAAAAAGATTGCACTGCTGACCATCGGACTTGCCCATGAGAAGTACTCTGACGAATTGGAAAAGCAGCAGGAGATCGTAATGAGTATCTCCGACATCTTGATGGACGCCTATGCCATGGAATCCACACTGCTGCGGACCATGAAACTCGGAGTCGATGCCGCCAACGCCACTGACATGTGCTCCGTCATCCTTCGCGACGCAATGACGCGAATCGAGACGGCGGCGCGCAATGTCCTGGGCGCCTGCTCCGAAGGCGCAGCCCTGCGCAACAACATGAGTGCGCTGCGCAACCTGGCGCAGCATGAACCGATTGATGCCGTCCAAACTCGCAGAAGGATTGCGCGGAGACTCATCGATGAAGAACGCTACGTTGTCTGA
- a CDS encoding 3-hydroxyacyl-CoA dehydrogenase NAD-binding domain-containing protein, producing MRDLVQFITSHGIATITIDNPPVNALSPAVIDGLSHALEQLERDSAIQAAVLIGAGKTFIAGADIKEFGKMTAGESRGLALPALLNRIEDCSTPIVAAIHGSAFGGGLELALACHYRVSAPGSQLGQPEVKLGLIPGAGGTQRLPRLIGLQKAVEMCAEGNPVSTEEALNLGLVDRIIPGDLLTGATVFAREVAGHPAPKTRNRSEWPPTSGETAVLIAAARETARKKQRNWIAPTAAIDAVEASTTLPFDKGLELERKLFQDCLFSEQSKSLIHVFFGEREVAKIPDIPKGTPTIPVNSAAVVGAGTMGSGIAMVFANAGIPVSLKETDQAALDRGLANIQKNYASSVKRGRFTQQFVEERLKLIRPTLLYDDFGPADMVIEAVFEGMALKKQVFGELDRICKPGAILASNTSTLNIDEIASATSRSEFVIGTHFFSPANVMRLLEVVRGKETSKSVVATCMQLSRKLGKIGVLVGNCRGFVGNRMFHPYIREATFLVEEGASVEAVDKALYDFGMAMGPLATGDLAGLDVGWRIRKEYRHLEKPGIRQAFAADRVCELGRYGQKTGAGWYKYDENRRSSPDPEVADLVRKWSAEAGIAQREISPQEIIDRCIYALVNEGARILDEGFALRAVDIDIIYINGYGFPPYRGGPMWYADTVGLKNVYERVNEFHRTHGELWTPAPLLKRLAEEGRRFADFNREQGVTAA from the coding sequence ATGCGCGATCTTGTTCAGTTCATTACAAGTCATGGCATCGCCACGATCACGATCGACAATCCGCCTGTCAACGCCCTGAGTCCAGCGGTGATCGACGGCCTAAGTCACGCCCTTGAACAGCTTGAGAGAGACTCCGCCATCCAGGCTGCCGTGCTGATCGGCGCAGGCAAGACCTTCATCGCCGGCGCCGACATCAAAGAATTCGGCAAGATGACCGCTGGAGAGTCTCGTGGCCTGGCGCTGCCAGCTCTCTTGAATCGCATTGAAGATTGCTCCACGCCGATTGTGGCCGCCATCCATGGAAGCGCGTTTGGTGGTGGATTGGAGCTGGCTCTTGCCTGTCACTACCGGGTTTCGGCTCCTGGATCCCAGCTCGGGCAACCGGAGGTCAAGCTCGGATTAATTCCTGGCGCAGGTGGCACCCAGCGTCTGCCGAGGCTCATTGGATTGCAGAAAGCCGTCGAGATGTGCGCAGAAGGCAATCCCGTCTCGACTGAGGAAGCGCTGAATCTGGGACTGGTCGATCGCATAATCCCAGGAGACCTGCTCACAGGGGCAACAGTATTTGCGCGTGAAGTGGCGGGCCATCCGGCACCCAAGACTCGCAATCGAAGTGAGTGGCCGCCAACATCAGGAGAGACTGCTGTTCTAATTGCGGCGGCTCGCGAAACGGCGCGCAAAAAGCAGCGCAACTGGATTGCCCCCACTGCTGCAATCGACGCGGTGGAGGCCTCAACTACTCTGCCCTTCGATAAAGGCCTGGAGCTGGAACGAAAACTATTCCAAGACTGCCTGTTTTCCGAGCAATCGAAGTCCCTGATTCATGTCTTCTTTGGCGAACGCGAGGTTGCCAAAATCCCTGATATTCCCAAAGGCACACCAACGATTCCCGTGAACAGCGCAGCCGTCGTCGGAGCCGGCACCATGGGCTCAGGAATCGCGATGGTCTTTGCCAACGCTGGCATTCCCGTGTCGTTGAAGGAAACTGATCAGGCAGCTCTCGATCGCGGCTTGGCGAACATTCAGAAGAACTATGCAAGCTCGGTGAAGCGCGGACGATTTACGCAGCAGTTCGTAGAAGAACGGCTGAAACTGATTCGACCGACGCTCCTCTACGACGACTTTGGACCGGCTGACATGGTAATCGAAGCTGTCTTTGAAGGCATGGCTCTCAAGAAACAGGTGTTTGGTGAACTGGATCGCATCTGCAAACCCGGCGCGATTCTTGCCAGCAATACATCGACCCTGAATATCGACGAGATCGCGTCGGCAACCTCGCGGTCCGAGTTCGTAATTGGGACGCACTTTTTCAGTCCAGCAAACGTAATGCGGCTGTTGGAGGTCGTCCGCGGGAAGGAGACCAGCAAATCCGTAGTTGCCACGTGCATGCAGCTATCCCGGAAGCTCGGAAAGATTGGAGTGCTCGTCGGTAATTGCCGGGGCTTTGTCGGAAACCGAATGTTTCATCCTTACATTCGTGAAGCCACGTTCCTGGTGGAGGAGGGAGCAAGCGTCGAAGCTGTGGACAAAGCGCTTTATGACTTCGGAATGGCCATGGGACCCCTCGCAACCGGTGATTTGGCAGGTCTCGATGTTGGCTGGCGCATCCGCAAGGAATACCGCCATCTGGAGAAGCCGGGTATACGACAGGCCTTCGCAGCCGATCGGGTGTGCGAACTTGGTCGCTACGGTCAGAAGACCGGGGCCGGTTGGTACAAGTACGACGAGAACCGCCGCTCTAGTCCCGATCCAGAGGTGGCGGATCTGGTCCGCAAATGGTCAGCAGAGGCCGGCATCGCTCAGCGCGAAATCTCGCCGCAGGAGATCATCGACCGTTGCATTTATGCCCTGGTCAATGAGGGTGCGCGCATTCTCGACGAAGGCTTCGCATTGCGAGCGGTGGACATCGACATTATCTACATCAACGGATATGGCTTTCCTCCATATCGAGGCGGCCCAATGTGGTACGCGGATACCGTTGGCCTGAAGAACGTCTATGAACGCGTCAACGAGTTCCATCGCACTCACGGAGAACTCTGGACCCCTGCCCCGCTTTTGAAACGATTAGCGGAGGAAGGCCGAAGATTCGCGGACTTTAACCGGGAGCAGGGCGTGACGGCGGCTTAA
- a CDS encoding prolyl oligopeptidase family serine peptidase, which yields MTRITTKLAKCFGLAAMLLLCFVAAAQGQMIKGSLPDGATYLIEVPSPWNGILFLYSHGYVPPGSPNPAMDVGDPGTRAFMLANGFALAGSSYAHTGWAIQEALLDQIAVLDIFDASVGQPTRTIAWGHSLGGIITAGLIQQDPKRFDGALPMCGVLSGGVATWNTALDGAFAFKTLLAANTALQVVNITPQNTLGNLGLAEVLLAQAQATPQGQARIALGAALSDTPGWFTPLSPEPAPTDFASREMNQFLWSQQVDFPFAFALRAELEARAGGNVSWNTGVDYRKQFSHSVDKEEVEALYQAAGLDLNADLDALNDAKRISANEESVEYLENNIIFNGQIHIPVLTMHTTGDGLVVVENERAYKDVVDEAGNRHFLRQTFVHRAGHCTFTPAETVTAAKNLIARLDTGKWPQLDDDLLNAEASALGPLNVAPPAFVDFHPALYLRPFDALDECHQDSQDGECHRSKFEFRADE from the coding sequence ATGACGCGAATTACCACGAAACTAGCCAAATGCTTCGGCTTGGCTGCGATGTTGCTGCTTTGCTTTGTAGCCGCCGCGCAAGGGCAGATGATAAAGGGCTCGCTTCCCGACGGAGCGACCTACCTGATCGAAGTACCGAGTCCGTGGAACGGAATTCTGTTTCTTTACAGTCACGGATATGTCCCGCCAGGCTCTCCGAATCCCGCGATGGATGTTGGTGATCCGGGCACTAGAGCGTTCATGCTTGCGAACGGCTTCGCGTTGGCCGGCTCTTCGTATGCACACACCGGCTGGGCGATTCAAGAGGCTTTGCTAGACCAGATTGCAGTGCTTGATATATTCGATGCCTCCGTCGGCCAGCCCACCCGAACGATCGCATGGGGACATTCGCTAGGCGGGATTATCACCGCAGGGCTGATCCAGCAAGACCCGAAACGTTTTGATGGAGCGCTTCCCATGTGCGGAGTGCTCTCTGGTGGCGTTGCCACCTGGAATACGGCGCTAGACGGTGCCTTTGCCTTCAAGACCTTGCTCGCGGCGAATACTGCTCTCCAGGTCGTCAACATTACCCCTCAGAACACGCTTGGAAATCTTGGCCTCGCCGAAGTGCTACTCGCCCAAGCGCAAGCAACTCCGCAGGGCCAAGCGCGGATTGCACTGGGTGCCGCGCTAAGCGACACCCCCGGCTGGTTCACGCCGCTGAGCCCTGAGCCGGCACCTACGGATTTCGCGAGCCGGGAGATGAATCAGTTTTTGTGGTCCCAGCAGGTGGATTTTCCGTTCGCCTTCGCTTTACGCGCCGAACTGGAGGCGCGGGCAGGGGGCAACGTTTCGTGGAACACAGGCGTGGACTACCGGAAACAGTTCTCGCATTCCGTCGACAAAGAAGAAGTAGAAGCCCTGTATCAGGCAGCCGGGCTTGATCTGAATGCGGATCTCGACGCCCTCAACGATGCCAAGCGGATCAGCGCGAATGAAGAGTCGGTTGAATATCTGGAAAACAACATTATCTTCAATGGTCAAATCCACATTCCCGTTCTGACCATGCACACAACTGGGGATGGATTAGTCGTTGTAGAAAACGAACGCGCCTATAAGGATGTTGTCGATGAAGCTGGCAACCGGCATTTCCTGCGGCAAACTTTCGTCCACCGGGCTGGGCACTGTACCTTCACGCCTGCGGAAACTGTGACTGCGGCGAAGAACCTGATCGCCCGCCTCGACACCGGCAAATGGCCTCAACTCGACGACGATCTGCTAAACGCGGAAGCGAGTGCCCTCGGGCCTTTAAACGTAGCTCCCCCCGCATTTGTCGACTTTCATCCTGCTCTCTACCTGCGACCGTTCGATGCTCTCGATGAGTGTCATCAAGATTCGCAAGATGGTGAGTGTCATCGGAGTAAGTTCGAATTTCGAGCGGATGAATAG
- a CDS encoding long-chain-fatty-acid--CoA ligase, producing MNVPLTPLRFLRYAEQQFPNKTAVVCRNERFSYSQFADRASRLAGALRTLGIESGDRVAFLSINCHRLLEAYFGVLEAGAVLLPLNVRLAPSEIAFILRDASPRVLFFEKVFLPLVESFRREVPTQKFILMDDPPAASWALSQSYEELIASATPHRIDIMQVNEDALAELFYTSGTSANSKGVMLSHRNVYLHALNGCLTFDPTREHVHLHTIPLFHANGWGSAHGITFIGGKHVMIQRWDCGELFRLIEEERVTGLALVPTIAIALVNSPERSKYDLSSLERITIGGAASSPTLIKEVEEKLGCTCYAGYGLTETSPTLSVAFTKAGCDWQGEERYRGQAMTGYAIPGSELRVVDADGNDVAPDGHSVGEIIARGDGVMMGYWNQPEATAQVLRDGWLYTGDLATIDENGYLLIVDRKKDIIISGGENISSLEIEKTLLAHPDVYEVAVIPVPDEKWGETPKALVVLKPQVKTTAQELLEFCASRMARYKCPRSVEFLEALPKTGTGKILKRQLREKYWGQGTLRPELAIRSS from the coding sequence ATGAACGTGCCGCTCACACCGCTCCGTTTCTTGCGCTACGCGGAACAGCAGTTTCCTAACAAAACTGCTGTCGTTTGCCGAAACGAACGATTTTCCTATTCTCAGTTTGCGGATCGCGCAAGCCGTCTCGCGGGCGCTCTGAGGACGCTGGGTATTGAGTCCGGCGATCGTGTCGCCTTCCTGAGTATTAACTGTCATCGCTTGCTGGAAGCGTATTTTGGAGTGCTGGAGGCTGGGGCTGTGTTGCTGCCATTGAATGTTCGGCTGGCGCCATCAGAAATTGCATTCATCCTGCGGGATGCAAGCCCAAGAGTTCTGTTCTTCGAAAAAGTCTTCCTTCCGCTGGTCGAGTCGTTTCGACGCGAGGTCCCCACACAGAAGTTCATCCTTATGGATGACCCGCCTGCCGCAAGTTGGGCGCTGTCGCAGAGCTATGAAGAACTCATTGCATCCGCTACGCCTCATCGCATAGACATTATGCAGGTGAACGAGGATGCGCTGGCCGAACTTTTCTACACCAGCGGCACCAGCGCTAACTCAAAGGGCGTGATGTTGAGTCACAGAAATGTTTATTTGCACGCACTGAACGGTTGTTTGACGTTTGATCCGACGAGGGAACACGTGCATCTGCACACGATTCCCCTATTTCACGCGAATGGCTGGGGATCAGCCCATGGGATCACATTCATCGGCGGCAAACACGTGATGATTCAGCGGTGGGACTGCGGCGAGCTGTTCCGGTTGATCGAGGAGGAAAGAGTCACGGGACTCGCTCTTGTGCCAACCATTGCCATCGCGCTGGTCAATTCTCCGGAACGTAGTAAATACGATCTCAGCAGTCTTGAGCGCATCACCATCGGCGGCGCGGCCTCTTCACCGACTCTGATCAAAGAAGTAGAAGAAAAACTCGGCTGCACTTGTTATGCGGGATATGGACTGACCGAAACCTCGCCCACGCTATCGGTTGCCTTCACCAAGGCCGGGTGCGACTGGCAAGGCGAAGAGCGTTACCGCGGACAGGCAATGACGGGGTATGCGATTCCCGGAAGTGAACTGCGGGTTGTCGATGCGGACGGCAACGACGTCGCCCCCGATGGACACAGTGTCGGTGAGATCATCGCGCGTGGTGACGGTGTCATGATGGGATATTGGAACCAGCCGGAGGCTACTGCTCAGGTACTTCGTGATGGCTGGCTATATACCGGCGACCTCGCCACCATCGACGAAAACGGATATCTCCTCATCGTCGATCGCAAGAAAGACATCATCATCAGCGGCGGCGAGAACATTTCCTCGCTCGAAATCGAGAAGACGCTCCTGGCCCATCCAGATGTTTACGAGGTTGCCGTGATTCCCGTACCGGACGAGAAATGGGGCGAGACTCCTAAAGCTCTGGTTGTACTGAAACCGCAAGTCAAGACAACGGCGCAGGAGTTGCTTGAGTTCTGTGCGTCGCGGATGGCTCGTTACAAGTGTCCGCGGTCGGTGGAATTTCTGGAAGCTCTGCCCAAAACAGGAACCGGCAAGATACTGAAGCGGCAATTACGTGAGAAGTACTGGGGACAAGGAACCCTTCGTCCTGAGTTGGCGATTCGAAGTTCCTGA
- a CDS encoding NADP-dependent oxidoreductase → MKNATLSETHTSTPSQQNTMTDLTGHDIQLASRPKGWPSLDNFSLVETKVPPPADGQVRVRNLFMSVDPYMRGRMKEAKSYVPSFQLGKTLEGSAIGEVLESRIATFQPGDIVNSILGWREYFVSDERGVRKLDRNVRPLSAYLGILGTPGMSAWVGLNLVNVKSEDVVFVSGAAGAVGSMAGQLAKLRGCRVIGSAGSQEKVKILTKELGFDAAFNYKDGNVYAQLKKALPDGIDVYFDNVGGEHLEAALSALRTNGRIIACGAISMYNDEVPPPGPRNLPLITSKRLTMKGFIVTDWLNHIPEFLKEVGAYWGQGKLKMKETVVEGIENAPQAFLDMLHGGNVGKMVVKLG, encoded by the coding sequence ATGAAGAACGCTACGTTGTCTGAAACACATACCTCGACGCCGAGCCAACAGAACACAATGACCGACCTTACCGGCCACGATATTCAACTTGCCTCTCGCCCGAAAGGCTGGCCGTCGCTTGATAATTTCAGCCTGGTCGAGACCAAAGTTCCACCGCCGGCTGATGGACAAGTGCGCGTGCGCAACCTGTTCATGTCAGTCGATCCCTACATGCGTGGGCGCATGAAGGAAGCGAAGTCCTACGTGCCCTCGTTCCAATTGGGGAAGACGCTCGAAGGAAGCGCGATTGGCGAAGTGCTGGAATCTCGCATCGCGACGTTCCAGCCCGGCGACATCGTTAATTCCATCCTGGGATGGCGGGAATACTTCGTTTCCGACGAGCGCGGCGTACGAAAACTGGACAGGAACGTGCGCCCACTCTCCGCCTATCTGGGAATTCTGGGCACGCCGGGGATGTCTGCATGGGTGGGACTGAACCTTGTGAATGTCAAATCTGAAGATGTGGTATTCGTTTCCGGAGCGGCAGGCGCGGTAGGCAGCATGGCCGGACAATTGGCCAAATTGCGAGGGTGCAGAGTCATTGGCAGCGCGGGATCGCAAGAGAAGGTCAAGATCCTGACTAAGGAACTCGGCTTCGATGCCGCGTTCAACTACAAAGATGGGAACGTGTACGCGCAGCTCAAGAAGGCGCTGCCCGATGGAATCGACGTCTATTTTGACAACGTCGGTGGAGAGCACCTCGAAGCCGCCCTCTCAGCCCTGCGAACCAACGGACGTATCATCGCCTGCGGCGCAATCTCCATGTACAACGACGAAGTGCCCCCGCCCGGTCCTCGCAATCTTCCTCTGATCACGTCGAAGCGGCTCACGATGAAGGGGTTCATCGTCACCGACTGGCTCAACCACATACCGGAGTTCCTGAAAGAGGTTGGCGCGTACTGGGGACAAGGCAAGCTGAAGATGAAGGAGACCGTGGTCGAAGGAATCGAAAATGCTCCGCAAGCATTCTTAGACATGCTTCACGGCGGCAACGTCGGAAAGATGGTCGTAAAGCTGGGCTGA